In one window of Duganella dendranthematis DNA:
- a CDS encoding ABC transporter ATP-binding protein, protein MTEPRLQMLGISKIYPSVVANADVNLTVMPGEIHAVLGENGAGKSTLMKIIYGVVKPDDGQIMWEGRQVHINSPHDARKLGIGMVFQHFALFETLTVAENIALALDDKVSPAALAPRIKQVSEQYGLPLDPQRRVHSMSVGERQRVEIVRCLLQSPKLLIMDEPTSVLTPDAVLKLFESLRRLAAEGVSILYISHKLDEIQTLCDKATVLRAGRVSGTALPKQESAKSLAELMIGRELPVCVHQPREPGEIRLSLEHLNVESSDPFGTRLKDINLSLRSGEIVGIAGISGNGQQELLKAISGERTLSMREGTVRLAERDVGTLDAAQRRQLGLGFVPEERLGRGAAPELSLADNALLTGYVPAAATGMVKRGLIQRGAVRAFAQQVIERFKVKCGGAQSAAASLSGGNLQKFIVGREIMLAPKVMVFAQPTWGVDIGAAMLIRQAIIDMRDQGVAVLVLSEELDELFMMSDRIAVLADGRLSRAVPAKATSINQIGVWMSGDFDYQGAEHVPA, encoded by the coding sequence ATGACTGAACCGCGCTTGCAGATGCTGGGCATCTCCAAGATCTATCCCTCGGTGGTGGCCAACGCCGATGTGAACCTGACTGTGATGCCGGGCGAGATCCACGCCGTGCTGGGCGAAAACGGCGCCGGCAAGAGCACGCTGATGAAGATCATTTACGGCGTGGTCAAGCCGGACGACGGCCAGATCATGTGGGAAGGTCGCCAGGTGCATATCAACTCGCCGCACGACGCGCGCAAGCTGGGCATCGGCATGGTGTTCCAGCACTTTGCGCTGTTCGAGACGCTGACGGTGGCCGAGAACATCGCGCTGGCGCTGGACGACAAGGTGTCGCCGGCCGCGCTGGCGCCGCGCATCAAGCAGGTCTCGGAACAATACGGCCTGCCGCTCGATCCGCAGCGGCGGGTGCACAGCATGTCGGTCGGCGAGCGGCAGCGGGTCGAGATTGTGCGCTGCCTGCTGCAATCGCCCAAGCTGCTGATCATGGACGAGCCGACGTCGGTGCTGACGCCGGATGCGGTGCTCAAGCTGTTCGAGTCGCTGCGGCGGCTGGCGGCGGAAGGCGTCAGCATCCTGTATATCAGTCACAAGCTCGATGAGATCCAGACGCTATGCGACAAGGCCACGGTGCTGCGCGCCGGCCGCGTGTCCGGCACCGCGCTGCCGAAGCAGGAAAGCGCGAAGTCGCTGGCGGAGCTGATGATCGGCCGCGAACTGCCGGTGTGCGTGCACCAGCCGCGCGAGCCGGGCGAGATAAGGCTGTCGCTGGAGCATCTGAATGTGGAAAGTAGCGATCCATTCGGCACGCGGCTGAAGGACATCAACCTGTCGCTGCGCAGCGGCGAGATCGTCGGCATCGCCGGCATTTCCGGCAACGGCCAGCAGGAACTGCTGAAGGCGATTTCCGGCGAACGCACGCTCAGCATGCGCGAAGGGACGGTGCGTCTCGCCGAGCGTGACGTCGGCACGCTGGATGCGGCGCAGCGCCGCCAGCTGGGCCTCGGCTTCGTGCCGGAGGAGCGGTTGGGACGCGGCGCGGCGCCGGAGCTGTCGCTGGCCGATAACGCGCTGCTGACCGGCTACGTACCCGCCGCCGCTACCGGCATGGTTAAGCGCGGCCTGATACAGCGCGGCGCGGTGCGCGCGTTTGCGCAGCAGGTGATCGAGCGCTTCAAGGTCAAGTGCGGCGGCGCGCAGTCGGCGGCGGCCAGTCTGTCCGGCGGCAATCTGCAAAAATTCATCGTCGGCCGCGAGATCATGCTGGCGCCGAAGGTGATGGTGTTTGCGCAGCCCACGTGGGGCGTCGACATCGGCGCCGCCATGCTGATACGCCAGGCCATCATCGATATGCGCGACCAGGGCGTGGCGGTGCTGGTGTTGTCCGAGGAGCTGGACGAATTGTTCATGATGAGCGACCGCATCGCCGTGCTGGCCGACGGCCGGCTGTCGCGCGCAGTGCCGGCCAAAGCCACCAGCATCAACCAGATCGGCGTGTGGATGAGCGGCGATTTTGATTACCAAGGAGCAGAGCATGTCCCGGCTTGA
- a CDS encoding ABC transporter permease translates to MSRLERRPEPSRRMMLASPLIAAVAMLFTGSLLFFFIGQEPLHAFYVYFVKPWTTLYSVGELLLKATPLILCGVGLAIGFRANVNNIGADGQLTIGAICAGAVALYFDEVQAWWVLPLMLLAGAVGGMLWAAIPALLRTRFNTSEILVSLMLVYVAYHLLSYLVHGPMRDPAGFNFPQSKMFSESATLPLLVEGLRVNAAFILSLLAAGAAWFFCKHTFAGYRMQVSGMAPAAALYAGFSEPRNVWLAFMVSGALAGIAGVGEVAGPLGQLQPSVSPGYGFAAIIVAYVGRLHPLGVVLSAVLMSLLYIGGETAQIELQTPSAITGIFQGLLLFYLLAADLFIHYRIKPHKRVAGVPA, encoded by the coding sequence ATGTCCCGGCTTGAACGACGTCCCGAACCCTCGCGCCGCATGATGCTGGCGTCACCGTTGATTGCGGCGGTGGCGATGCTGTTTACCGGATCGCTGCTGTTTTTCTTTATCGGCCAGGAGCCGCTGCATGCGTTCTACGTTTATTTCGTCAAGCCGTGGACCACGTTGTACAGCGTGGGCGAACTGCTGCTGAAGGCGACGCCGCTGATCCTGTGCGGCGTGGGCCTGGCGATCGGCTTCCGCGCCAACGTCAACAACATCGGCGCCGACGGCCAGCTGACCATCGGTGCGATCTGCGCCGGCGCGGTGGCGCTGTACTTCGACGAGGTGCAGGCGTGGTGGGTGCTGCCGCTGATGCTGCTGGCCGGTGCGGTGGGCGGCATGCTGTGGGCGGCGATTCCGGCGCTGCTGCGCACGCGCTTTAACACCAGCGAGATTCTCGTCAGCCTGATGCTGGTGTACGTGGCGTATCACTTGCTCAGCTATCTGGTGCACGGGCCGATGCGCGATCCGGCCGGCTTTAATTTCCCGCAATCGAAAATGTTCAGCGAGTCGGCCACCTTGCCGCTGCTGGTGGAAGGCTTGCGCGTCAATGCGGCCTTCATCCTGTCGCTGCTGGCGGCGGGGGCGGCGTGGTTCTTCTGCAAGCATACGTTTGCCGGCTACCGCATGCAGGTCAGCGGCATGGCGCCGGCGGCGGCGCTGTACGCCGGCTTCAGCGAGCCGCGCAATGTGTGGCTGGCGTTCATGGTCAGCGGCGCGCTGGCCGGTATCGCCGGCGTGGGTGAAGTGGCGGGGCCGCTGGGGCAGCTGCAGCCGTCGGTGTCGCCGGGCTACGGCTTCGCTGCGATCATCGTTGCCTATGTGGGGCGTTTGCATCCGCTGGGCGTGGTGCTGTCGGCGGTGCTGATGTCGCTGCTGTACATCGGCGGCGAGACGGCGCAGATCGAGTTGCAGACGCCGTCCGCCATCACCGGCATCTTCCAGGGGCTGCTGCTGTTTTACCTGCTGGCGGCAGACCTGTTCATTCACTATCGTATCAAGCCGCACAAGCGTGTGGCGGGAGTGCCGGCATGA
- a CDS encoding ABC transporter permease, with protein MMTTELLIAFLASTAGAATPLVVASMGELVTERSGVLNLGMEGMMLIGAVVGFGVTLGTGSMIVGLLAAAAAGMLMSLIFGFLVLTLQTNQVATGLALTLFGIGASAFIGQGFVGQTVAPMPHLHFPLLSEIPFIGPLLFRFDAMVYASVALVVAIGWMLARTRLGLIIRAVGESPHSAHAIGFPVIGLRYGTVLFGGALAGLGGAYLSLALTPMWVEGMTAGRGWIALAQVVFATWKPRGVLVGAYLFGGVTMLQFHGQGMGLAIPSEFLSMLPYLATIVVLVIICRNPQTILLNKPMSLGQNFKPD; from the coding sequence ATGATGACCACTGAATTGTTGATCGCTTTCCTCGCCAGCACCGCCGGCGCGGCCACGCCGCTGGTGGTTGCCTCGATGGGCGAGCTGGTGACCGAGCGTTCCGGCGTGCTCAATCTGGGCATGGAGGGCATGATGTTGATCGGCGCGGTGGTCGGCTTCGGCGTCACGCTCGGCACCGGCAGCATGATCGTTGGCTTGCTGGCGGCAGCAGCGGCAGGCATGTTGATGTCGCTGATCTTCGGCTTTCTGGTATTGACGCTGCAAACCAACCAGGTGGCCACCGGCCTGGCGCTGACCTTGTTCGGCATCGGCGCTTCGGCCTTTATCGGCCAGGGCTTCGTCGGCCAGACGGTGGCGCCGATGCCGCATTTGCACTTCCCGCTGCTGTCCGAGATTCCGTTTATCGGGCCGCTGCTCTTCCGCTTTGATGCGATGGTATATGCGTCGGTCGCGCTGGTGGTGGCGATCGGCTGGATGCTGGCGCGCACGCGGCTTGGCTTGATCATCCGCGCGGTGGGCGAGTCGCCGCACAGCGCGCACGCGATCGGCTTTCCGGTGATCGGCCTGCGTTATGGCACCGTGCTGTTTGGCGGCGCGCTGGCGGGACTGGGCGGCGCCTACCTGTCGCTGGCGCTGACGCCGATGTGGGTCGAGGGCATGACGGCCGGCCGCGGCTGGATCGCGCTGGCGCAGGTGGTGTTCGCCACGTGGAAGCCGCGCGGCGTGCTGGTTGGCGCGTACCTGTTTGGCGGCGTCACCATGCTGCAGTTCCACGGGCAGGGTATGGGGCTGGCGATTCCTTCGGAGTTTTTGTCGATGCTGCCATACCTCGCCACTATCGTGGTGCTAGTGATTATCTGCCGCAATCCACAGACAATCTTGCTGAATAAGCCAATGTCTTTGGGGCAGAATTTCAAACCTGACTAG
- a CDS encoding methyl-accepting chemotaxis protein: MRVNSPVTSNEYVMDDGKTIVSSTDLQGNINYANPYFIEVSGFTEEELMGAPQNIVRHPDMPVEAFADLWHTIKDGMPWTGLVKNRCKNGDYYWVLANVTPVIENGKPVGYLSVRTKPSREQVRETDAVYREIKNGNPRKLRIVKGRAVSTGVFARLKALATTSLSAQIGAATALLVGVLGVLALTLLVMDDATAAKAHGWLGGAAIVAMLGMLAFGRSLYVNVALPLRQATKAARMMAGGDLTATIDIQRDDEVGQLLAALRQTNINLHSIIGDVRANFDQISLATDEIADGNMDLSGRTESQASSLQQTASSMEQLTATVQQSATNVASANELAERAREVATHGGSIVSQVVTTMGDISASSNKILDIIGLIDGIAFQTNILALNAAVEAARAGEQGRGFAVVASEVRGLAQRSATAAKEIKELIDTSIQKVAAGTTLTNNAGVTMDQVIESVCRVSQVMGEISNSTREQSSGIGQVNEAVIKIDDITQQNAALVEQAAAAAGNLAQQARCVSQAMAVFKLQQLPGARLVRPVGGQPSRPQVTGKSQLRLPA, translated from the coding sequence ATGCGAGTAAATAGCCCGGTCACGTCCAATGAATACGTCATGGACGATGGCAAGACCATTGTTTCCAGCACCGATTTGCAGGGCAACATCAATTACGCCAATCCGTATTTCATTGAAGTCAGCGGCTTTACGGAAGAGGAGTTGATGGGGGCGCCGCAAAACATCGTGCGCCATCCGGATATGCCGGTCGAAGCCTTCGCCGACCTGTGGCACACCATCAAGGACGGCATGCCGTGGACCGGGCTGGTGAAGAACCGCTGCAAGAACGGCGACTACTACTGGGTGCTGGCCAACGTCACGCCGGTGATCGAAAACGGCAAGCCGGTCGGCTATCTGTCGGTGCGCACCAAGCCGTCACGCGAGCAGGTGCGCGAGACGGATGCGGTATACCGCGAAATCAAGAATGGCAATCCACGCAAGCTGCGCATCGTCAAGGGCCGCGCGGTATCGACCGGTGTGTTCGCGCGGCTCAAGGCTTTGGCCACGACGTCGCTATCGGCGCAGATCGGCGCCGCCACCGCGCTGCTGGTCGGCGTGCTGGGCGTGCTGGCGCTGACGCTGCTGGTGATGGACGACGCCACCGCCGCCAAGGCGCACGGCTGGCTGGGCGGCGCGGCCATCGTCGCCATGCTGGGCATGCTGGCGTTCGGCCGCAGCCTGTACGTCAACGTAGCGCTGCCGCTGCGGCAAGCCACCAAGGCGGCGCGCATGATGGCCGGCGGCGACCTGACCGCCACCATCGACATCCAGCGCGACGATGAAGTGGGGCAGCTGCTGGCGGCGCTGCGCCAGACCAATATCAACCTGCACAGCATCATCGGCGACGTGCGCGCGAACTTCGACCAGATTTCGCTGGCCACCGATGAGATTGCCGATGGCAATATGGATTTGTCGGGCCGCACCGAGTCGCAGGCGTCCAGCCTGCAACAGACCGCGTCCAGCATGGAGCAGTTGACCGCCACCGTGCAGCAGAGCGCCACCAACGTGGCCAGCGCCAACGAACTGGCCGAGCGCGCGCGCGAGGTGGCGACGCATGGTGGCAGCATCGTCTCCCAGGTGGTGACGACCATGGGCGATATCAGCGCCTCGTCCAACAAGATCCTCGATATCATCGGCCTGATCGACGGCATCGCTTTCCAGACTAATATCCTGGCGCTGAATGCGGCGGTGGAAGCGGCGCGTGCCGGCGAGCAGGGACGCGGTTTTGCGGTGGTGGCCAGCGAGGTGCGCGGGCTGGCGCAGCGCTCGGCGACGGCGGCCAAGGAAATCAAGGAGTTGATCGATACGTCGATTCAGAAAGTCGCGGCCGGCACCACGCTGACCAACAATGCCGGCGTCACCATGGACCAGGTGATCGAATCGGTGTGCCGGGTGTCGCAGGTGATGGGCGAGATTTCCAACTCCACCCGCGAACAGAGTTCCGGCATTGGTCAGGTCAACGAAGCGGTGATCAAGATCGACGACATCACGCAGCAGAATGCGGCGCTGGTGGAGCAGGCCGCCGCTGCCGCCGGCAACCTGGCGCAGCAGGCGCGCTGCGTGTCGCAGGCGATGGCGGTGTTCAAGTTGCAGCAGTTGCCGGGCGCGCGCCTTGTCCGGCCAGTGGGCGGTCAGCCGTCGCGACCGCAGGTCACCGGCAAGTCCCAGTTGCGGCTGCCCGCTTGA
- a CDS encoding 2Fe-2S iron-sulfur cluster-binding protein, translating to MKVTLAGQGWTFEAAAPETVLQAAERAGIRLPSSCRNGTCRTCICQAASGTVRYKIDWPGLSPDEKREGYILPCVAIAETDLLILAPAAGKLPAPPRTDA from the coding sequence ATGAAGGTGACGTTGGCAGGGCAGGGATGGACCTTTGAAGCAGCGGCGCCGGAGACGGTGCTGCAGGCGGCCGAGCGCGCCGGCATCCGCCTGCCCAGTTCCTGCCGCAACGGCACCTGCCGCACCTGCATCTGCCAGGCCGCCAGCGGCACGGTGCGTTACAAGATCGACTGGCCGGGCCTGAGTCCAGACGAAAAACGCGAGGGCTACATCCTGCCCTGCGTGGCGATTGCCGAAACCGACCTGCTTATTCTGGCGCCCGCCGCCGGTAAGCTCCCGGCCCCACCCCGTACTGACGCTTGA
- a CDS encoding AraC family transcriptional regulator, producing MDPLSHLLSLYPVRTALDVRCRFGAPWVLDHEGTPHGVAPYHLIVRGEAQAEGQSLQTGDIIVFPHGHAHRLHIGDPQHASAPRSAPGLLRSLANDGEGPQTDILCGEFRFDAHGSAGLLAALPDVLVVHTAGRPDAQSLRHLLRMLQEEAETPRGGSEAIIRQLASALFALLIRTWLEQALAVPGLFGVLAERRLQAALNGMLTAPEKPWTLEELADTSHMSRATFARLFKQAANATPADVLAQLRMARAARLLDDGQPAGVVGEAVGYQSEAAFNRAFKRQYGVGPGAYRRRAPE from the coding sequence ATGGATCCTCTCAGCCACCTGCTCTCCCTGTACCCCGTGCGCACCGCGCTCGACGTCCGCTGCCGCTTTGGCGCGCCATGGGTGCTGGACCACGAAGGCACGCCGCACGGCGTTGCTCCCTACCACCTGATCGTGCGCGGCGAAGCGCAGGCCGAAGGCCAGTCGCTGCAAACAGGCGACATCATCGTCTTCCCGCACGGACACGCGCACCGGCTGCACATCGGCGATCCCCAGCACGCCTCGGCGCCGCGCAGCGCACCCGGCCTGCTGCGTTCGCTGGCCAACGATGGCGAAGGTCCGCAGACCGACATCCTATGCGGCGAATTCCGCTTCGACGCCCACGGCAGCGCCGGCCTGCTGGCGGCCTTGCCGGACGTGCTGGTGGTGCATACCGCCGGCCGCCCGGACGCGCAAAGCCTGCGCCACCTGCTGCGCATGCTGCAAGAGGAAGCGGAAACGCCGCGTGGCGGCTCGGAAGCCATCATCCGCCAGCTGGCCTCGGCCCTGTTCGCGCTGTTGATCCGTACCTGGCTGGAACAGGCGCTGGCGGTGCCCGGCCTGTTCGGCGTGCTGGCCGAGCGCCGCCTGCAAGCAGCCCTGAACGGCATGCTGACGGCGCCGGAAAAACCGTGGACGCTGGAAGAACTGGCCGACACCAGCCATATGTCGCGCGCCACCTTTGCGCGCCTGTTCAAGCAGGCCGCTAACGCCACGCCGGCCGACGTGCTGGCGCAACTGCGCATGGCGCGCGCCGCCCGCCTGCTGGATGACGGCCAGCCGGCCGGCGTGGTCGGTGAAGCGGTGGGATATCAGTCGGAGGCGGCGTTCAACCGCGCCTTCAAGCGTCAGTACGGGGTGGGGCCGGGAGCTTACCGGCGGCGGGCGCCAGAATAA
- a CDS encoding carboxymuconolactone decarboxylase family protein, giving the protein MSRLFTQPVSEATGQAAQLFTAIKGAIGMVPNAYVGIGSNSPVALEAALTLDGALRKTSLSAKEIEVVKLAVSQDAKCDYCLAAHTMIGGKAGLSADAIKAVRYGQDSGDARLNALATFVHSLVTTSGDVPAEVVAAVKAAGVSDAQIVDTLLAITSITFTNLFNRVNVTEIDFPRAA; this is encoded by the coding sequence ATGTCCCGTCTGTTCACCCAACCTGTCTCTGAAGCCACCGGCCAAGCCGCCCAACTGTTTACCGCCATCAAAGGCGCCATCGGCATGGTGCCGAATGCTTACGTCGGCATCGGCAGCAATAGCCCGGTGGCGCTGGAAGCGGCGCTGACGCTGGACGGCGCGCTGCGTAAAACCAGCCTGAGCGCGAAAGAAATCGAAGTGGTCAAGCTGGCCGTCAGTCAGGACGCCAAATGTGACTACTGCCTGGCCGCGCACACCATGATCGGCGGCAAGGCTGGCCTGAGCGCCGACGCCATCAAGGCCGTGCGTTACGGCCAGGACAGCGGCGACGCGCGCCTGAACGCGCTGGCCACGTTCGTGCACAGCCTGGTGACCACCAGCGGCGATGTGCCGGCCGAGGTGGTGGCTGCGGTCAAGGCGGCCGGTGTCAGCGATGCGCAGATTGTCGACACGCTGCTGGCGATCACGTCGATTACGTTCACCAACCTGTTCAACCGGGTCAACGTGACGGAGATCGACTTCCCGCGCGCGGCTTAA
- a CDS encoding MoaD/ThiS family protein has translation MAHLIFTQQLARFMTVPQVEIQAADLRSALDACFADYPRLRGYVLDEQGHLRENVVIFIDGQRARDCRLLDDALAPQSHVYILQALSGG, from the coding sequence ATGGCGCATCTCATCTTCACACAACAACTAGCGCGCTTCATGACCGTGCCGCAGGTGGAGATCCAGGCGGCCGATCTGCGCAGCGCCCTGGACGCTTGCTTTGCCGACTACCCACGGCTGCGCGGCTACGTGCTCGACGAGCAGGGACACCTGCGCGAGAACGTGGTGATCTTCATCGACGGCCAGCGCGCCCGCGATTGCCGCCTACTGGATGATGCGCTGGCGCCACAATCCCACGTCTATATTCTGCAAGCTTTGTCAGGAGGCTGA
- a CDS encoding WD40/YVTN/BNR-like repeat-containing protein — MSDRAYIATRKGLFEAYRTHEAWRLDRQHFLGDPVSMVLPDRRDGTLYAALHLGHFGAKLHRRDAGSADWVEVAAPAFPEKPAGSSDPVEWKVRMIWSLAAGGPDQPGVLWAGTLPGGLFRSEDRGDSWQLVDGLWNVPERVQWMGGGYDVPGIHSICVDPRDSQSVLVGVSCGGAWLTEDGGASWSLRARGMVASYMPPALQESQAIQDPHRIVRCAGEPDKLWCQHHNGIWRSIDNGALWTEVRPAAPVSNFGFATAVHPRDGETAWFVPAEADSKRIPPQGSLAVTRTMDGGRHFTAWRGGLPHEHCYDLVYRHGLAVSDDGQILLMGSTTGGAWVSEDGGGQWQTISTHLPPIYSVAFA, encoded by the coding sequence ATGTCCGACCGTGCCTACATCGCCACCCGCAAGGGCCTGTTTGAAGCCTACCGCACGCACGAGGCGTGGCGGCTGGACCGGCAGCATTTCCTCGGCGATCCGGTGTCGATGGTGCTGCCGGACCGGCGTGACGGCACGCTGTACGCGGCGCTGCACCTGGGCCACTTTGGCGCCAAGCTGCACCGGCGCGATGCCGGCAGCGCGGACTGGGTTGAGGTGGCGGCGCCGGCGTTTCCGGAAAAGCCGGCCGGCAGCAGCGATCCGGTCGAGTGGAAGGTGCGCATGATCTGGTCGCTGGCGGCGGGCGGGCCGGACCAGCCGGGGGTGCTATGGGCCGGTACCTTGCCGGGCGGCCTGTTCCGCTCGGAGGATCGCGGCGATAGCTGGCAGTTGGTGGATGGTTTGTGGAACGTGCCGGAGCGCGTGCAGTGGATGGGCGGCGGCTACGATGTGCCGGGCATCCACAGCATCTGCGTCGATCCGCGCGATAGCCAGTCGGTGCTGGTGGGCGTGTCTTGCGGCGGCGCCTGGCTGACCGAGGATGGCGGCGCCAGCTGGTCGCTGCGCGCCAGGGGCATGGTGGCCAGTTACATGCCGCCGGCGTTGCAGGAGTCGCAGGCGATTCAGGACCCGCATCGCATCGTGCGCTGCGCGGGCGAGCCGGACAAGCTGTGGTGCCAGCATCACAACGGCATCTGGCGCAGCATCGACAATGGCGCGCTGTGGACCGAGGTGAGGCCGGCGGCGCCGGTGTCGAATTTCGGTTTCGCCACTGCCGTGCATCCGCGCGACGGGGAGACGGCGTGGTTTGTGCCGGCCGAAGCGGACAGCAAGCGGATTCCGCCGCAAGGTTCGCTGGCGGTCACCCGCACCATGGATGGCGGCCGGCACTTCACCGCCTGGCGCGGCGGGCTGCCACATGAGCATTGCTATGATCTGGTGTACCGGCATGGGCTGGCGGTCAGCGACGACGGCCAGATTCTACTGATGGGTTCGACCACCGGCGGCGCCTGGGTGTCGGAAGACGGCGGCGGGCAGTGGCAGACGATTTCCACCCATCTGCCGCCGATTTATTCGGTGGCGTTTGCCTAG
- a CDS encoding TetR/AcrR family transcriptional regulator, giving the protein MNAPLKLTDRKRQAIVDAAIGEFRSTGFESTSMDKIAASAGVSKRTVYNHFPSKDELFAQILHELWTSIASMPPPPYDPAQPLRAQLLDLLSKKMAGLQDGYFLDLARVAIAEAIHSPERAQEMVARLSVKEEAVTAWLRAAQADGKLTRADPVLASQMLQGNLKTFAFWPQVTLNQPPLDEKTQRQVVETTVEMFLAYAG; this is encoded by the coding sequence ATGAACGCGCCCCTCAAACTTACCGACCGCAAACGCCAGGCGATTGTCGATGCCGCTATCGGCGAGTTCCGCTCGACCGGCTTCGAATCCACCAGCATGGACAAGATCGCCGCCTCGGCCGGGGTCTCCAAGCGCACTGTTTACAACCACTTCCCCAGTAAAGACGAACTGTTCGCGCAAATATTGCATGAGTTATGGACCAGTATTGCGTCGATGCCGCCACCGCCCTACGACCCGGCGCAGCCGCTGCGCGCGCAATTGCTGGATTTGCTGAGCAAGAAGATGGCCGGGCTGCAAGATGGCTACTTCCTCGACTTGGCGCGGGTGGCGATAGCCGAAGCCATCCACTCGCCCGAGCGGGCGCAGGAAATGGTGGCGCGGCTGAGCGTGAAGGAAGAAGCCGTCACCGCCTGGCTGCGCGCCGCCCAGGCCGACGGCAAGCTGACCCGCGCCGATCCGGTGCTGGCCTCGCAAATGTTGCAGGGGAATTTGAAAACCTTCGCCTTCTGGCCGCAAGTCACGCTGAACCAGCCGCCATTGGACGAGAAAACGCAACGCCAGGTGGTCGAAACCACGGTCGAGATGTTTTTAGCCTATGCCGGCTGA
- a CDS encoding MBL fold metallo-hydrolase: MTFPSTADSLDNLSVPSAPRARNGRFRNPVKMHKMGFFKSLGIMLRFAFDKPKDTVPTLPIPVHAITQQQLLAAPDRSLFRLGHSTVLLKLNGNFWLTDPVFSERASPVQWAGPQRFHQPPISIDDLPPIKGVILSHDHYDHLDYAAVKKLAGKTEHFITTLGVGDRLISWGIPAKKVQQLSWWQSTYVAGLKLVATPAQHFSGRGLGDRNKTLWASFVIEDRDVRIFFSGDSGYFDGFKEIGRRYGPFDLTMVETGAYDPQWPDVHMQPEESLQAHIDLQGKVLLPIHNGTFDLSLHAWHDPFDRITQLAEERRLPIATPEIGLPLDILQPHAETKWWEPLAQQEAALEAARA; this comes from the coding sequence ATGACTTTTCCATCGACCGCAGATAGCCTGGACAACCTGTCCGTGCCGAGTGCGCCGCGCGCGCGCAACGGCCGTTTCCGCAATCCGGTCAAGATGCACAAGATGGGCTTCTTCAAATCGCTGGGCATCATGTTGCGCTTTGCTTTCGACAAGCCGAAAGACACGGTACCCACCCTCCCGATTCCCGTTCACGCGATCACGCAGCAGCAATTATTGGCTGCTCCGGATCGCAGCCTGTTCCGTCTCGGTCACTCGACGGTGCTGCTCAAGCTTAATGGCAATTTCTGGCTGACCGACCCAGTGTTTTCCGAGCGCGCGTCGCCGGTGCAATGGGCCGGGCCGCAGCGCTTCCACCAGCCGCCGATCAGCATTGACGACCTGCCGCCGATCAAGGGCGTGATTTTGTCGCATGACCATTACGACCATCTGGACTATGCGGCGGTAAAAAAGCTGGCCGGCAAGACCGAGCATTTCATCACCACGCTGGGCGTGGGCGACCGTTTGATCTCGTGGGGCATTCCTGCCAAGAAGGTGCAGCAGCTGAGCTGGTGGCAGAGCACCTACGTCGCCGGCCTGAAGCTGGTGGCGACGCCGGCACAGCATTTCTCCGGCCGTGGTCTGGGCGACCGCAACAAGACTTTGTGGGCGTCGTTTGTGATCGAAGACCGCGATGTTCGGATCTTTTTCAGCGGCGATAGCGGCTATTTCGACGGCTTTAAGGAAATCGGCCGCCGCTACGGCCCGTTCGACCTGACCATGGTGGAAACCGGCGCCTACGATCCGCAATGGCCGGACGTGCACATGCAGCCGGAGGAATCTTTGCAGGCGCACATCGATTTGCAGGGCAAGGTGCTGCTGCCGATTCATAACGGCACCTTCGACCTGTCGCTGCATGCGTGGCACGATCCGTTCGACCGCATTACCCAGCTGGCCGAAGAGCGCCGCCTGCCGATCGCCACGCCGGAAATCGGTTTGCCGCTGGATATCCTCCAGCCGCACGCGGAAACCAAATGGTGGGAACCGCTGGCGCAACAGGAAGCCGCGCTCGAGGCCGCGCGCGCCTGA